ATGGAGGCTCCTCCTCACATCTTCTCAGTGTCTGATAACGCCTATCAGAACATGCTCACAGGTGAGTGTTCAGGATCAGGAAggggacaaaaacattttcacagcacTGAATGCTTTGAGTACTGAATGAATTTGTCTTGTGTCCTGCCAGATCGTGAGAACCAGTCTGTCCTGATCACGTGAGTCACTTGCATGAACTCTTTTTTGAGCTCTTGGGGCATCTGAATGTGTCGCTCTGTTTCCATAGTGGAGAATCTGGTGCAGGCAAGACTGTCAACACTAAGAGGGTCATCCAGTACTTTGCGACAATCGCAGTGTCTGGTGGCAGCGATAAGAAGGAACAGACATCCGGAAAGATACAGGTATGAGAGTCAAACTATCAAATGCCCACTGAGAAAAGTTAAAGATCTGATTGTTGTGTTTTCTAGGGAACTCTGGAGGATCAAATCATCTCAGCGAACCCTTTGCTGGAGGCATTTGGCAATGCCAAGACTGTGAGGAATGACAACTCTTCACGTTTTGTAAGGATTTTACGCAACCATAAATGTCACATGTCAACTACAACCAGAGTTGCAAGACACAATAGCCTTGAATTAACAACTATgttcatacatacagtatacatactCTGATGTGTTGGTCTTCATCTGTGTATGTTCCTTGTTATTGCGCCATGGGGAAAACAGGTTGTGTATCTGGATTTTGtgtcttgtattttattttgtgagaaGATTCTAAATTTTTCAGGGTAAATTCATCAGAATACACTTTGGAACAACAGGGAAACTATCTTCAGCAGATATTGAAACATGTAAGTTTATCTTTCCGCTTTGTCTGTCCTCTGCAGCATTATCAAATATCACATGTTGTTCTTTGTTCCAGATTTGCTGGAGAAGTCGAGAGTGACGTTCCAATTGTCGGATGAAAGAAGCTACCACATCTTCTACCAGATAATGACTGGCCACAAACCAGAGCTCATCGGTGCATTAAGATGATGATGCATATGGTGCGGAGGAATGGATGACATTCATAGAAATGTAATATTCTTCTTTTGTCTCTGCAGAAATGTTGCTCATAACGACAAACCCATATGACTTCCCCTTGATAAGTCAAGGGCAAATCACCGTGGCCAGCATTGATGACAAAGAAGAGCTCGTGGCAACAGATGTGAGCTAGCTTTATTCAATGGTGCACAAATGGCTTTCACCATCCACTCTGAACTCAATTTTTGATCCAATAGACCGCCACTGACATCCTGGGCTTTagcaatgaagaaaaaatgtcaaTCTACAAATTGACTGGGGCCGTGTTGCATTTTGGGAACATGAAGTTCAAGCAGAAGCAGCGAGAGGAACAGGCGGAGCCCGATGGCACTGAGGGTGAGACTTCATGCCGTTTGTGACAATGCTGAagagacacagacagacacacggTTGccgtttgtcattttgtttttagtggCTGACAAAGTGGCCTTTCTCATGGGGCTGAATTCCGCCGACCTGCTGAAAGGCCTCTGCTATCCCCGTGTCAAAGTGGGGAATGAGTACGTCACCAAGGGCCAGACCGTCCCCCAGGTAACGCCTCAAAAACAATTTGTCATCATGAATGATTTGCATATGTGCGGCCAACTAACCAGCCTGTTAACTGTTCGGTTGACCTTATTCAAATATGGAGACGAGTTTTGTCATCACACCTGATGCTGCCTTTACATCTGAATGCAGTTGATTTAATTGAGAACATAATCGGCTCCAAATTGCTGTCCGCTTATGTACTGAAGTGAGCGATTTTTACTTGAGGTGGCCAATTCAGTTGGCGCCCTGGCCAAGTCCGTCTATGAGAAGATGTTCTTGTGGATGGTGATACGCATCAACGAGATGTTGGACACCAAGCAGCCACGGCAGTTCTTCATCGGAGTGTTGGACATCGCAGGATTTGAAATCTTTGACGTGAGCTGAGACGTTCACCTCATTTTGGTCTGTTCATGTTGTGGCTCCTATGCTCAAGTTAACCTCCTCATGTAGTACAACAGCATGGAGCAGCTGTGCATCAACTTCACCAACGAGAAGTTGCAGCAGTTCTTTAACCACCACATGTTTGTGCTGGAGCAAGAAGAGTACAAGAAGGAAGGCATCGACTGGGAGTTTATCGATTTTGGCATGGATCTGGCAGCCTGCATAGAGCTCATTGAAAAGGTGGGATACGCCAGCTAATTCAATAAAATGACTACTGTCAAGCACTATTCCAATTCTTTCTCCAATCCCCAGCCAATGGGCATCTTCTCCATCCTTGAAGAGGAGTGTATGTTCCCCAAGTCGTCAGACACCTCCTTCAAGAACAAGCTCTATGACCAACATCTTGGGAAAAATAATGCTTTCCAAAAACCCAAAGTGGTCAAAGGAAAGCCAGAGGCTCACTTCTCCCTGGTGCACTATGCCGGAACTGTGGACTACAACGTTACCGGCTGGCTGGAGAAGAACAAGGACCCGCTGAATGAGTCTGTGGTGCAGCTATACCAGAAGTCCGCTTTGAAACTGCTGTCTTATCTCTATGCCTCCTTTTCTGGGGCTGAAGGAGGTAGAAAACATCTTCAGCAATGTCCATGTTCCATCTGACTGTACCCAAAACAAATTAGAGCACTTCGTTTCTGTCTCATAGACTCCGGTGGTGACAAAGGAGGGAAaaagggggggaagaaaaagggCGGTTCCTTCCAGACGGTGTCTGCAGTTTTCAGGGTACCAAGAATTTGTGAGCATATCAGACCAGAATATGTGTAACATGGATCCCGCTCAAGAGTATGTGTACCCTACTATTTTCAGGAAAATCTCGGAAAGCTGATGACTAACTTGAGGAGCACTCACCCTCACTTTGTACGGTGTCTGATTCCCAATGAGGTTAAAACACCAGGTGCCCTTTATATGAaattttaagattaaaataatttattcaACGGTTAGTTTAACAATTCATTTCTGCAGGTATCATGGACAATCACTTAGTCATCCATCAGCTGCGCTGTAACGGTGTACTGGAGGGGATCCGCATCTGCAGGAAGGGATTTCCCAGCAGGATTCTCTATGCTGATTTCAAGCAGAGGTCACGAATGCGACAAAATTGCGTCATTTTAAATTACTGCAGCTTGTAATGGTCTTGATCCAAAATGAACAGATACCGAATCTTGAATGCCAGCGCTATACCCGAGGGACAATTCATCGATGGCAAGAAAGCTTCCGAGAAGCTTCTGGGTTCCATTGATGTTGATCACACTCAGTACCGCTTTGGCTCCACAAAGGTAAGAGTTGTCGCATATTGGACTTTGCTTTTCTAATATGAATCAGTTATAACTGATGTTTTTCCAGGTCTTTTTCAAAGCTGGTCTACTGGGGAATCTGGAGGAGCTGCGAGATGAAAAACTTGCTTCTCTTGTGACGCAGACGCAAGCCGTTTGTCGAGGTTATCTCATGAGaaagcaatatggcaacttaaTTGCCCAAAAGTATGATAATAAAATCTCTTTTCAATAGACATTGAAATGATTGCTGCACAGACCAAAATATGTGATGTGCATATCTGACAGAGATTGTGTGTGGATTCTACAATACAATCTGCGCTCCTTCATGAATGTCAAACACTGGCCATGGATGAAGCTTTTCTTCAAGATAAAGCCTCTGCTCAAGAGCGCAGAGACAGAAAAGGAGATggccacgatgaaagaagattTCATCAAATGCAAGGAGGACCTGGCCAAGTCAGAGTCCAAGAggaaggagctggaggagaaaaTGGTTTCTCTGCTCCAGGAGAAGAATGACCTTCAACTTCAAGTGCAATCTGTGAGTTTCGCCGTACCTCCTATTTGATGAAAAAAGTCTGCGCCATTTATTgacttctctcctcctcctcaggaCGCGGAGAACCTCTGTGATTCTGAGGAACGATGCGAGGGTCTGATCAAAAGCAAAATCCAGCTGGAGGCCAAACTCAAAGAGGTGACAGAGAGgatggaggatgaggaggaaatCAATTCCGAGTTAAGTACCAAGAAGCGAAAGCTTGAGGACGAATGCTCTGAACTTAAGAAGGACATTGACGACCTTGAGATCACTTTGGCTAAAGTGGAGAAAGAGAAACACGCCACTGAAAACAAGGTTTGGACATTGGCCTGCATGATCCGTTTATGAGGTAATTCAAACTTATGATCAGGTCAAAAACTAAAAGTGATCTATTTCATAGGTTAAAAATCTGGTCGAGGAGCTGGCTGGCCAGGAAGAAACCATCGGCAAGCTGAGCAAAGAGAAGAAGGCTCTTCAAGAAGCCCACCAGCAGACCATGGATGACCTTCAAGCTGAGGAAGACAAAGTCAACTCGCTGACGAAGGCCAAGTCAAAGCTGGAGCAACAAGTGGATGATGTGAGTTGCGGTTGAATGCTAATGTCCAAGTGCTAACAAAAAGGCTAATTCGTCTCACTGCTCTGCAGCTTGAAGGGTCCCTTGAGCAAGAAAAGAAGAGCCGCATGGACCTGGAAAGGGCTAAGCGCAAGCTGGAGGGAGACATTAAACTTACGCAAGAAACCCTGATGGATGCAGAAAATGACAAACAGCAGTCTGAGGAGAGGGTGAAGAAGTAGGTGAATGCAGGAATGGGCCGAGGAGGAGGTTGCACCCGACACGTGACATTATTTTCTCGTTACCACAGAAAGGAGTTTGAAACCAATCAGCTGGCTGGCAAAATTGCAGACGAGCAAACAATCAACAACCAGCTTCAGAAGAAGCTGAAGGAGCTCCATGTAAGGATGGTTTTCGTCACACGTGAACCATATTGACAGTTAGTCCTCCTTAGTGATCCATCACTTTGTGTTTCAAGGCTCGAATTGAAGAACTGGAGGAAGAAGTGGAAGCTGAGCGATCGATGAGGGCCAAGGTAGAGAAGCAGAGGTCCGACCTGGCCCGGGAGATTGAGGAGGTAAGCGAGAGGCTGGAGGAGGCCGGAGGAGCCACTGCCTCTCAGATTGAGATGAATAAGAAGCGCGAGGCGGAGTTCCTGAAAATCAGGCGCGACCTGGAAGAAGCCACGCTGCATCACGAGGCCACATCCGCCGCATTGCGCAAGAAGCATGCGGACAGCATGGCTGAACTCGGAGAGCAGATAGACAACTTGCAGAGAATCAAGCAGAAACTTGAGAAAGAGAAAAGTGAGTTTAAGATGGAGATTGACGATCTGGCAACCAACATGGAATCTGTGGCTAAAACCAAGGTTAGACCCGTGCAAGATTTCAGAACGCCGAGGACACTTCGCACCCTGATGTGTTTCTAATTGTACTTGAACAGGTCAACCTGGAAAAGACCTGCCGCTCTCTGGAAGACCAGTTGGTGGAGTTTAAGACCAAGAATGATGAAAACAGTCGGAACATTGCAGATCTCACCAATCAAAGGGCCCGTTTTCAAAATGAGAATGGTACATGAACTCCACTCAGCAGCTGAATGACCTGCATTCTGTCCAACCAACTCAAAATCTTTGTCTTGTAGCCGAGTTATCCCGACAACTGGAAGAGCGAGAGAGCGTCATATCCCAGCTGACCAGAGGAAAGCAAGGTTTCAGCTCACAAATTGATGATCTCAAAAGACTCATGGAGGAGGAAACAAAGGTAAGCAACgcttctttttatatttttatggggggggggggggttgtcaaaaAGATTTGGAACTTGTTTGTCAACGTCAACATGAATCAAGATTTTGGGTTTGAGTATGAGCTCTATTAACCAGTCTTTAAATGATCATGTTAACTATGTCTTATTGTCCGTGTCTGTTTTAATcagccttttttggggggaatgtaAATTACGACCAGAATTGGTTGGTtagttgcattttctttttgacttTCACTTCACACATTTACGACAGTAGAGAAGGCGGCTTGCCAATCAGAAGCATATTCCCTTCTGAATATGAGACTTTACGTACCACCCCACAAGAAGAACCTCAGTTATTGAGACCATTTCCTGTTTTCTCAATGGATGTGCCTTGGTCAAATGACATTGTTTACAAGTGGTCAGAAGAATGTGTGACACTATGGTGATTTGTCATATACACCTACCTAGGCCAAGAACGCTCTGGCACACAGCCTCCAATCATCTCGTCATGATGGCGACCTCCTGCGTGAACAATACGAGGAAGAGCAGGAGGCCAAGGCAGAGCTGCAGCGTGCTTTGTCCAAAGCTAACACCGAGGTTGCTCTTTGGAGAAACAAATATGAGACGGATGCCATCCAACGCACTGAAGAGCTGGAGGAGGCCAAGTAAGCTCAGGCTCATGATCGGAATGATTCACAAACCGAGTTTCGGCAATGATATCTTCCACAGGAAAAAGCTGGCCCAACGTCTCCAAGAGGCGGAGGAACAAATCGAGGCAGTGAACTCAAAGTGTGCCTCGCTGGAGAAAACTAAACAGCGACTCCACAATGAAATGGAGGATCTCATGGTGGATGTGGAAAGGTCCAACAACGTAGCAGCCACACTGGACAAGAAGCAGAGAAACTTTGACAAGGTATGTGGATTGTCAGATCTAGGTCAAGGTCTCGACTTCCAGTCCTTAATGAAGAGGACAATCATGTTTTGTTGAGTTCAGATTCTAGCAGAGTGGAAGATGAAGTATGATGAGTCTCAGGCTGAGCTGGAAGGCGCTCAAAAGGAATCTCGATCATTGAGCACGGAGCTCTTCAAACTGAAGAACTCATACGAGGAGGCCCTTGATCACCTGGAGACACTGAAGAGGGAAAACAAGAACCTGCATCGTAAGCTTGAGAAGTAAGAATAAACTTTTGAGATTACTTAATAAAATATCTCTACTGTCCAAACTTAGAGGAGATCACAGACCTGACAGAGCAGCTCGGAGAAAGTGGGAAAACGATCCATGAATTGGAGAAATTCAAGAAGAATGTTGAAACTGAAAAATTTGAGATGCAAACTGCGCTGGAAGAAGCTGAGGTAAGCATCACACATGATGCCAAATATTTGAAAGAAGACAAACTATTTTGACAAGGTTCACTTGTTCAGGCCTCCCTGGAACAAGAGGAATCCAAGATACTCTGCATACAAATGGAGCTCAACCAAGTCAAAGCCGAGGTGGACCGGAAAGTGGCTGAGAAAGATGAAGAAATTGATCAGCTTAGGAAGAACAACCAACGAGTGATAGAATCCATGCAGGCCACTCTGGACGCTGAGGTCCGGAGCAGGAATGATGCCCTAagagttaaaaagaaaatggacggaGACCTGAATGAGATGGAGATCCAACTCGGCCATGCTAACAGACAGGCCTCTGAAGTTGTGAAGCAACTGAGGAACGTGCAAGGGCAATTGAAGGTTTGATAAGACCGGATTTTTCCTGGAAACCAAATTGTGGCAGAGGTAATCCCATTCAGACCAAAAACTCCAATGTGTTTTTAGGAAGCCCAAATCCACCTGGATGACTCCCTTCGAGCTCAAGATGACATGAAGGAGCAGGTGGCCATGATGGAACGCAGGACCAACTTGATGCAGGCTGAGATTGAGGAGCTTCGAGCAGTCGTGGATCAGACGGAGCGCAGTCGCAAATTGGCAGAACAGGAGCTAATCGATGCCAGCGAGCGTGCAGTACTTCTTCATACTCAGGTGTTTTTCATCACAAATCTTGAAACACTCAAATGTAGTCTCCCGcatgtgttttcaccaccagCGTCTGCTTTGGTTTCGACAGAACACCAGTCTCCTGAACACCAAGAAGAAGCTGGAGACGGATGTTACTCAGCTTCACGTTGAGATAGAAGAAGCTACTCAGGAGGCCAGAAATGCAGAGGAGAAGGCCAAGAAAGCCATCACTGATGTAAATATATTATTCATCCACAAGGGATCTTCACTTCTTTTTTAGAGTGGCGTGATTTaagtccccaaaaaataaaacaaaccccGTAGGGGTTTTTACTgccaaaagtaaaagtaaaactaaaaaactaaaaactctcaaccATGGTGTTGGGATTCATACTTGAAATTGAAACCCTGCTTCTGTGGTACTTCCAGGCTGCCATGATGGCTGAGGAATTGAGGAAGGAACAGGACACCAGTGCCCACCTGGAAAGGATGAAGAAGAATCTGGAGGTGACGGTCAAGGACCTGCAGCACCGCCTGAATGAGGCTGAGAATTTAGCCATGAAAGGCGGGAAGAAACAGATGCAGAAGCTTGAGACCAGGGTATCAacacaaaagcatttttaagTTCGTTTAGCTTTGTCTTCACTAAAATGTGCTAATTCAGGTACGTGAGCTGGAGACTGAATTGGAAGCTGAGCAAAAGCGCTCGAGTGAGTCCATCAAGGGAGTCCGTAAATATGAGAGGAAGGTCAAAGAGCTAAGCTACCAGGTATACTGAAACTTTAAGCATTTTGGTGGCTTTATTCTGCTCGTAGAAGGTCTTTGTCGACTGAAATGTTATCTCTTTTAGGCTGATGAAGACAAGAAAACCAACGTTCGACTGCAGGACCTGGTGGACAAGCTGCAGATCAAAATGAAGGCCTATAAACGTCATGCTGAAGAAGCTGTAAGTACACGGTCATTTTAGCTCAGCcaactatatttttaaaaatcaaaagcaTGTAACCTTTTTCGTTAGGGTGCTGTAACAAATGAATGGCATTTCAGTTTACTTTGCATCAATCCTTTTATTCATTCTTCAGGAGGAGCAGGCCAACATGCACATGGCCAGATTCAGGAAGTCTCAGCATGAGTTGGAAGAGGCTGAAGAGAGAGCCGACGTGGCTGAATCGCTTGCCAACAAGATGCGAGCCAAGTCCCGTGACATTGGGCCAAAGGTAACAGACATGTTTGATATCCCTACACCATCTCTTCATAGATTTGTATACACTGTCAGTGGTGGGCTGTGTATTTGGTACCTTGGACATTAGTCGGGGTTGCCTGACTTAATCCACTGCTTAATACCAGCGCTATCATGTTGCAATTAAAGAAACCATCAACACTTTACAACCCGCACATTTTATTCTAGAGAAGGCTTTGGATGCGCAAAATGAAGCTCTGCCCTCACCACCAATTCCACCAAAACAATATTCCTATATTATATAACAGTGAAATTTTGACTTTCTCAGGGAATAACAAAGGATAGTTagccagccccccccaaaaaaaaaaaaaaatctgtgagaaGTCAAACTGCAAATGCCGAACAGCAAATATGCAAGACTTACCTCTCGATGAACTTTTCGATGGACCGACATTACGGATTGTGTGAAAAGCATGTACATTTTAGACTTACATGGCATTACAGagactgaaatctgattggaaaaATCAATGTAATGTACATACACATAATAGAAGTCGTGCAGCCAAGACAAATGTTACAAAGTGAAGAGAATAAACTGCTGGTAATAAATTAATAAGATTTCATAATACAAATATTCCAAATGAACTTTAAATTTGGTTTCTAAATGTAGGTCACTGCATCCGATATTGTTTTAGGAGAGTAAGATTGATTACCGTTTCTGCTTCTGATGTTGTTTCAGGGACCTGAAGTACCAGGAGAGTAGCTGAATGTGGACGCGGACGCCCACCACAGTCGACGCAATTTTATCATATCACTGCATGCTTAGTCActaaaaagtaaattaaaaatagtcaattaataaaaataatgattcaTCCCAAACATTGTCACACAtttaacacgcacgcacacacggaaGCATCAGCATCAACTGAAGAACGTCAAATTCGTAACGTTTAATACTCACACAATCTGCTGCCTATTTgaacttttcctttttttccatcgGACAACAGTTATCTTTTTAAATTTCCGCGTTGCTGATACTGAAAGTAAAGTTAGTCCACTTCCTCTAAACGTACACAATACAGATTTGAGCTAGCCATAATTTTGCCAACGCTGATATTTGGCACTCTAATCATCCAATCGAAGCACGCGAAAATGAATACGCCATCGACATCTGCGACTGGGTGTACTCAACTTCAATTCTAATTGGTCAAATTATCAGTGTTGACATCTGACTGGCCAACAGTTCCACGGTACCGCCCTTAATTTAACTCGTACCGGAggcaaaatataaaaacatgacaaaaacaacaataaacccAGACATCTGACCACCGTTGAAACTCCAAATCAACAACGTTACTTACTATACGTCTACTCTAAACTGCTCAAATTTCATAGACATTGCTGACTGATGTAAACTTGCTCCAGAAGGCTTCCCTTAGCTTTAAGTTTAATGTGATCATTTAATTTTCACGTCATGTCGTAGTTGGTTTTTAGTTTTACATGTCTCATCTGTAATTGTGCCTCCATGAAGTTACTTTCATTGCatgttcagaaaaataaaaattgaagagCATTTTTGCTGTTGTCCTATATCTATATTAAGGGCATTGTGCCATTATCCTCACACTATAGTCATTCataataaatatacattttaccATGGCGGGTTGCAGTTTATGTAGCAGGGGAAATAAGTGGCAAATAGGTATTTTTCACAGGCTTTATTGCAATTAGGGCAACATACATCCACTACTGAATATAAGCATTGTGTTTCAAGCCACTGTGTAATTGGGACCTTTCTATCATAGCCTCCAAAATAGTAGCAAGATAAGCACCTGGTATCATCACATAAATCTGACATCCCAGCAACTGTTTTAGTTGTTGACAATGGATAAATATTGTATTTCAGATAATTTAATTTGATTAGTCAAGTTTTGACAAGTCAATGTATATAAGACTTGAAATTttccaaaaatgaacaatttattTGGTATTTCAGGGTACACAAACTAGTTATTCCTGGTGGCGGCTCAAAATgtctcaatttgtttttttgttgttgtttttttcacaaatctatacAATGTTATTTTTAGAAATGTATCACCGGTTTAAATTGTGATAAATAGCCAATGCAATGttcatgtctgttttttttaaacctaaaaagtgatgattttgaagGTACTAGTCTTCCAATCAGCGCCAGCAATATGTTTAATTGGTGTTCTGATTATAAAGACTTTGGACTTtttggaaacaaaaaatatttcccaatattggttgtttgtgtttttgacgCAGTCTCAATTTTAACTGATTTAATGTAGAAGGACTTTGTATACACACTGACTTCAAACGTGTATCTAAATATTATTTTCAGAGTATGTCGCAGGCTTTTACAGTAGTTCACAGCACACGTCTTCAAGGTGGTCGCCAGCGATGACTACTCCCTGCCGTCTTTGctctgtaaaaaacaaagaacagtcATCCAGACGCTACCACAGGGTTCCACTTCAATAAATTAAGGGTCTAAAATTGAAATTATGTctcattttttaaagtaaatatgTACATATAACGAATGTCACGCAACACAAACATAATAAACCAATTACAATCCTTAAATGATTGTGATCTATCATCACATAATATTAAATTTTTGAAAAGTTCCTTCTCTTACACAGATCATTTTTATGTGAAttgaactgttaaaaaaaaatccttttgggGTGGTactattgtgattttttttttttttaccgtgacAAAATACAACTTTGTGCTAGCAAAGCTTTTGTTCTTATATAAATATCTGATTCAATTACAATTCAATTAATTTTCTCCCAACAAAATGCGTCTTTGTTCTTGTAAAGGTTACTTGCGGGAttgttgtgattgttgttttaaatgacAACTTATTCCCGTAGGATTATAGCTTTCCATCCCTACAAAATACAtctttgttttggaaaagatgAGTTTTGGAAAAGTCTCTGTTCTTGGAAAATTGATGTCTCATTTCTTTAACAAAATGTGACCTGAGTCTCATAACATTGCAAGTTTTTAATTGGTGTTTAATTGGATTAGGATTTTGAAGGGGTTCTTTTTCCAAGATCCAAAGAGTTTGAGACCCTtgtggtaataataataataattatacattttatttataagcgcctttcaagacacccaaggtaATGCCTGCAACACCACAATTTTTGTACCTTGGTCATATCCCGACTCTTGACTTTCATCTTGTTGAGCTGAGATTCTGCGATGTCAGCTCTCGCCTCGGCCTCCTCCAACTCATGCTGCACCTTTCTCAGTTTGGTCATGTAGGCGTTGGCTTGCTCCTCCTGTGCACCATCAAGACAGCAAGTCACCAACCAGACCAAGAACCTAATTGGCATCGCGAGAGGCCACGCACTCACCGCCTCTTCAGCCTGCCTCTTGTACACTTTGACCTTCAGCTGGAGTTTGCCCACCAGCTCCTGCAGCCTCATGGCCgtcttcttttcctcctctGACTGTGAGGAGGAACGACACGTTGGATCAGTTCCTTGAAGAGAAATATGTGATGGTACGAAGAACTCCCACCTATTCGCCGGTCTCTATGGATGAATTCACCTGTAGCGCAGATCGTCATTGAAAAATTACTTATTCTCTGGTATCTGTATACGCGGCCTGGTGggccggtgggccagtggttagtgcgtggAACTCACAgtgcgggttcaattccagctccggcctccctgtgtggaatttgcatgttcgccccgggcctgcgtgggttttctccgggtactccggtttcctcccacattccaaaaacatgcacggcaggctgattgaacactctaaattgtgcctcagcgtgagtgtgagcgtgaatggttgttcgtctctgtgcgagctgcaattggctggcgaccagatcagggtgtccctcacctactgcccgaagacagctgggataggctccagcgacccttgtgacgataagcgcatcggaaaatggatggatggatggtatcggtatattttttttgcgttcTTTCTGCAACACactaaaatgccacaaaatggtgccccaaataaaatcattaaatGATACGCCGCAAGGTCTAAGTTTAGCCTGTGTTGTTTGTGAAAGTTAGAGTCTTGGCTGCATGTGTACGTGTTTGCTTTGCTGAGTGCCTAACAAAATGATGGGGCTCATTTTTGCCCGACAGTTCCTATTTTTACG
This region of Hippocampus zosterae strain Florida chromosome 17, ASM2543408v3, whole genome shotgun sequence genomic DNA includes:
- the LOC127589335 gene encoding myosin heavy chain, fast skeletal muscle-like; the encoded protein is MSSDAEMAQYGPASIFLRKPEKERIEAQSRPFDAKTACFVPDPKELYIRGVVQKKEGGKATVKTESNETVTVTEEDCHPMNPPKYDKIEDMAMMTHLNEPSVLFNLKDRYAAWMIYTYSGLFCVTVNPYKWLPVYEPQVVSAYRGKKRMEAPPHIFSVSDNAYQNMLTDRENQSVLITGESGAGKTVNTKRVIQYFATIAVSGGSDKKEQTSGKIQGTLEDQIISANPLLEAFGNAKTVRNDNSSRFGKFIRIHFGTTGKLSSADIETYLLEKSRVTFQLSDERSYHIFYQIMTGHKPELIEMLLITTNPYDFPLISQGQITVASIDDKEELVATDTATDILGFSNEEKMSIYKLTGAVLHFGNMKFKQKQREEQAEPDGTEVADKVAFLMGLNSADLLKGLCYPRVKVGNEYVTKGQTVPQVANSVGALAKSVYEKMFLWMVIRINEMLDTKQPRQFFIGVLDIAGFEIFDYNSMEQLCINFTNEKLQQFFNHHMFVLEQEEYKKEGIDWEFIDFGMDLAACIELIEKPMGIFSILEEECMFPKSSDTSFKNKLYDQHLGKNNAFQKPKVVKGKPEAHFSLVHYAGTVDYNVTGWLEKNKDPLNESVVQLYQKSALKLLSYLYASFSGAEGDSGGDKGGKKGGKKKGGSFQTVSAVFRENLGKLMTNLRSTHPHFVRCLIPNEVKTPGIMDNHLVIHQLRCNGVLEGIRICRKGFPSRILYADFKQRYRILNASAIPEGQFIDGKKASEKLLGSIDVDHTQYRFGSTKVFFKAGLLGNLEELRDEKLASLVTQTQAVCRGYLMRKQYGNLIAQKDCVWILQYNLRSFMNVKHWPWMKLFFKIKPLLKSAETEKEMATMKEDFIKCKEDLAKSESKRKELEEKMVSLLQEKNDLQLQVQSDAENLCDSEERCEGLIKSKIQLEAKLKEVTERMEDEEEINSELSTKKRKLEDECSELKKDIDDLEITLAKVEKEKHATENKVKNLVEELAGQEETIGKLSKEKKALQEAHQQTMDDLQAEEDKVNSLTKAKSKLEQQVDDLEGSLEQEKKSRMDLERAKRKLEGDIKLTQETLMDAENDKQQSEERVKKKEFETNQLAGKIADEQTINNQLQKKLKELHARIEELEEEVEAERSMRAKVEKQRSDLAREIEEVSERLEEAGGATASQIEMNKKREAEFLKIRRDLEEATLHHEATSAALRKKHADSMAELGEQIDNLQRIKQKLEKEKSEFKMEIDDLATNMESVAKTKVNLEKTCRSLEDQLVEFKTKNDENSRNIADLTNQRARFQNENAELSRQLEERESVISQLTRGKQGFSSQIDDLKRLMEEETKAKNALAHSLQSSRHDGDLLREQYEEEQEAKAELQRALSKANTEVALWRNKYETDAIQRTEELEEAKKKLAQRLQEAEEQIEAVNSKCASLEKTKQRLHNEMEDLMVDVERSNNVAATLDKKQRNFDKILAEWKMKYDESQAELEGAQKESRSLSTELFKLKNSYEEALDHLETLKRENKNLHQEITDLTEQLGESGKTIHELEKFKKNVETEKFEMQTALEEAEASLEQEESKILCIQMELNQVKAEVDRKVAEKDEEIDQLRKNNQRVIESMQATLDAEVRSRNDALRVKKKMDGDLNEMEIQLGHANRQASEVVKQLRNVQGQLKEAQIHLDDSLRAQDDMKEQVAMMERRTNLMQAEIEELRAVVDQTERSRKLAEQELIDASERAVLLHTQNTSLLNTKKKLETDVTQLHVEIEEATQEARNAEEKAKKAITDAAMMAEELRKEQDTSAHLERMKKNLEVTVKDLQHRLNEAENLAMKGGKKQMQKLETRVRELETELEAEQKRSSESIKGVRKYERKVKELSYQADEDKKTNVRLQDLVDKLQIKMKAYKRHAEEAEEQANMHMARFRKSQHELEEAEERADVAESLANKMRAKSRDIGPKGPEVPGE